Proteins from one Anthonomus grandis grandis chromosome 8, icAntGran1.3, whole genome shotgun sequence genomic window:
- the LOC126739678 gene encoding zinc finger protein 79-like — protein sequence MVGFYDEKSLILPSSTEPVSVNKLVCSPDLPLPAFTSQPAETQPLAEEPCPTCNKMFASKTALQLHQRQTHTKDVGPDPYRCNICSKTFAVPARLTRHYRTHTGEKPFTCEFCDKSFSVKENLSVHRRIHTKERPYKCEVCSRAFEHSGKLHRHMRIHTGERPHKCSVCSKTFIQSGQLVIHMRTHTGEKPYVCNVCQKGFTCSKQLKVHSRTHTGEKPYSCEICGKSFGYNHVLKLHQVAHYGEKVYKCTICHHTFNSKKTMETHIKSHSESVTAVVQHPAQPPTPPSSNPSSESGVSDKENSKSSIEDSLMTQKTSLEADSVYYLYTHGGLSPNYLPSYHSSSGVEILAAAATARESQSSQDLLFSFMKSPRPQTYFPLTAAVPPAPPLTAGDDIRKRVEAALIMDSDPCYLERDRAMTPPSSNPVSPSASVTPPNSPDPELSLPPRKRSRMIQRSIEDSNGFSPVRYSVIQYAGSVE from the coding sequence ATGGTCGGGTTCTATGACGAGAAATCCCTTATTCTACCGTCAAGCACCGAACCAGTAAGCGTCAATAAGTTGGTGTGCAGCCCAGACTTACCGCTCCCTGCATTCACGTCCCAACCTGCCGAAACGCAACCATTGGCAGAAGAACCTTGTCCGACTTGCAACAAAATGTTCGCCTCCAAGACGGCCCTGCAACTCCACCAACGTCAAACCCATACAAAAGATGTCGGTCCGGATCCGTACCGGTGTAACATATGCTCGAAAACGTTCGCCGTGCCGGCCAGACTGACCCGCCATTATCGCACTCACACCGGCGAGAAACCATTCACCTGCGAGTTCTGCGATAAAAGTTTCAGCGTCAAAGAAAACCTGAGCGTCCACCGGAGGATCCATACCAAAGAGCGGCCGTACAAGTGCGAAGTGTGCTCCAGAGCCTTCGAACATTCTGGAAAACTTCACAGACACATGCGGATTCACACGGGCGAACGCCCCCATAAATGTAGCGTTTGTTCGAAAACTTTCATCCAGTCCGGACAGTTGGTGATTCACATGAGAACGCACACCGGTGAGAAACCATACGTGTGCAATGTATGCCAAAAAGGCTTCACCTGCAGCAAACAACTTAAAGTTCACTCGAGAACCCATACCGGAGAAAAACCATACTCCTGTGAAATTTGCGGGAAATCTTTTGGGTACAATCACGTGCTGAAGCTCCACCAGGTAGCGCACTACGGAGAAAAAGTGTACAAGTGCACCATATGCCATCACACCTTTAACTCCAAGAAAACGATGGAGACGCACATCAAGAGCCATTCGGAGAGTGTGACTGCAGTGGTGCAGCACCCCGCCCAACCACCTACGCCACCCTCCTCCAACCCATCTAGTGAATCCGGAGTGAGCGACAAAGAAAACTCGAAAAGCTCAATAGAAGACAGCCTGATGACCCAAAAAACTTCTTTGGAAGCGGACAGTGTGTACTACTTATACACCCACGGAGGTTTATCCCCGAATTATTTACCTTCCTACCACAGTTCGTCGGGGGTTGAAATACTTGCGGCGGCGGCCACCGCCAGGGAATCCCAATCGAGTCAGGACTTACTTTTTAGTTTCATGAAGTCACCGCGGCCTCAGACTTACTTTCCATTGACTGCGGCGGTACCACCTGCCCCGCCTCTTACCGCCGGGGATGACATTAGGAAGCGAGTGGAAGCCGCCTTGATTATGGATTCGGATCCTTGTTACTTGGAGAGGGATCGTGCCATGACCCCGCCCAGTTCGAATCCGGTGTCCCCGAGTGCTTCGGTGACCCCACCGAACTCGCCCGATCCGGAGCTCAGTTTACCTCCAAGAAAACGATCCAGGATGATTCAGAGGTCGATAGAGGACTCTAATGGGTTCTCACCGGTTAGGTATAGTGTTATTCAATATGCTGGATCAGTGGAGTAG